The region TTGTTGGTCGCCGCCAACACGCGCACGTCCACCTGGATGGGCTTGGCGCCACCCACCCGCGTGACGATGCCCTCCTGCAGCGCGCGCAGCACCTTGGCCTGCGCCTGCAGCGACATGTCGCCGATCTCGTCCAGGAACAGCGTGCCGCCGTCGGCCAGTTCGAACTTGCCGGCGCGGTCCTCGTGCGCGCCGGTGAACGAGCCCTTCATGTGGCCGAACAGCTCCGACTCGATCAGCTCGGACGGGATCGCGGCGCAGTTCACCTCGATGAACGCCTTGTCGGCGCGGGGGCTCAGCCGGTGGATGGCGCGCGCCACGAGCTCCTTGCCCGTGCCGTTCTCGCCCGTCACCAGCACGCGCGCGTCCGTGGGCGCCACCTTTTCCACCCGGTCCAGCACCTGCCGCAGCGAAAAGCTGCGCCCCACGATCTGGTGGCGGCTTTCGATCTCCCCGCGAAGCCGCGCGTTCTCCTGCACCAGCCCCTGCTGCTGAAGCGCATTGCGGAGCACCAGCAGCAGGCGGTCGGTGTCCAGCGGCTTTTCCAGGAAGTCGAAGGCGCCGCGGCGGGTGGCCTCGACGGCGGTGTCGATGGTCCCGTGGCCGCTGATCATGATGACCACGGCCGCGGGGTCGTGCTCGCGGATCTTGGTCAGCGCCTCCAGGCCATCCATCCGCGCCATCTTCACGTCCAGGAAGGTGACGTCGGGCTGGAAGTCCTGGTAGATGCCGATGGCCTCCGCGCCGCCCCCCGCGGACCGCACCTCGTGGTCCTCGTACTCGAAGAGCTGGTGCAGGACGCGCCGGATGCCTTCTTCGTCGTCGACGACCAGAATGCGTGCCATGCGAATCGATCTGTAGTCGGTGTGATCCTGCTCGATGCGAAGCGCTAGCGCGCCAGGACCAGCTCGCCGTTCTCCACCCGCGCCGAGCCCACGCCCGGCGGAAGCTGGAACGCCACCTCGTCCTCGCCCAGCCCGGGCTCGTCCAGCCCCCGCACGCGGTCGACCACCTGGTTCAGCCGGTCGCGTGGGATGGGGATGCGCGCGAACGAGGCGGAGCTCACCTTCAGCGCGGCGCGGCCGGGCGCCAGGGTGCGCAGCGTGCCGTTCACCGCCACGTCGGCCGTGTCGGGCAGGTACGCCATCGCGCGGCCGACCTCTTTCGCGGGCAGGCGATCCTTGGGAAATCGGCCCGCTACCTGAACGGCATCGCCCGCGAACGTCACCGCAGGCAGTTCGATGTCGGAGGCGAAGCGTCCGGCCATGCGATAGCGCAGGTAGCTGGTGAACTCCACGCCGCTCAGGTGCACCGTGTCGCCGTCCTGCCGCAGCCGCTTCAGCTTCTCCTCGGCGGCGACGGCGGCCTCTTCCGAGACGGCCATCGGCACGGGCGGGCGATTCCACGGGCCGGGAATCAGGCCGCGGAAGAACCACGCTCCGCCGGCCAGCAGGGCCAGGAACACCAGCAGGAACAGCTTCCCCGCAACACCTCGACGCGCCATCCGGTCTCCCCCGTTCGGTCCGTGATCTCCGGTCGTGTTCAGCTACCCGCCCGCGGCGCCTGCGGTTCCGCGCTGGCAATCCGTGCCACGGCCGCGGCCGCGCGATCCACCTCGACCTCCGTGGTCGCCCAGCCGACCGAGAAGCGCACGGCCCCGATCGCCCCCGTGCCGATGGCGTCGTGCTGCTCGGGCGAGCAGTGGAGCCCCGCGCGCACCAGGACGCCGAAGTCGCGGTCCAGCCGCCGCGCGAGATCCGCCGCGTCTACCCCCGCAAGGTTCATCGTCACGATGCCCACGCCGTCCTCGGCCGGCGGACTGAGCAGCGACACGCCTGGGATCAGGTCCAGCGCATCCCACAGCCGCAGCTTGAGTTCGATCTCCCGCGCGTGGACGGCGGCGATCCCCCGCTCCGCCAGCCACTCCACGCCCGCCAGCAGCCCGGCGATCCCCGGCCCGTTCTGCGACCCGGCTTCGAGCCGATCCGGGAACAGCGCGGGCATGTCGGGCGCGTCGGAATCGCCGCCGGTGCCGCCCATGAACACGGGGGGCAGATCGATCCCGTCGCGAACCCACAATCCACCCGTCCCCTGCGGCCCCAGCAGCCCCTTGTGCCCTGTGAACGCCAGCAGGTCGATGCCCATGGCCTGCACGTCGATCGGCAGGTGGCCGGCGGACTGCGCCGCATCCACCAGCACCAGCGCGCCGGCCGCGTGCGCCCTCGCCGCGAGTTCCGCGACGGGTAACGCTGTGCCGAGGACATTGGTCGCGTGGGGGATAACCAGCAGCCTCGCGCCCAGCAGCGCACGCTCCGCCTCGTCCAAGGCGATTGAGCCGTCCGTCTGGCCAGCGAGCACCGTCTCGTGCACGCCACGTCCCGCCAGCGCGCGCACGGGGCGGCGCACCGCGTTGTGGTCGTACGCGGTGCGCACCACGCGATCGCCCGGGCGCAGCAGGCCCAGGATGGCGACGTTCAGCGCGTGCGTGGCATTCAGGTGAAAGGTCAGCCGGCCAGGATCGCCCGGCGCGTTGAAGAGGGCGGCCAGCGCGCGGCGGCAGCGGAAGACGATCCGCCCGGCCTCCACGGCCCGCCGGTGCCCCGCCCTTCCCGGCGTGGCGCCGATGCCGCGCAGGTAGTCGGCGACGGCATCGATCACCGGCTCCGGTCGCACGGCGGAGGTCGCAGCGTAGTCCAGGTAGACGGCGCCGGCGTCCATCAGCCGATCGCGTCCGGATCGGCGTCGATCTCCAGGTCCAGCGCCACGTAGCGGAAGCCCACCTGCTTGACGGCGGCCGCGATTTGCGCGCCCTCGTCGCCCAGCAGCCGCTCCCACCCGTCGCCGGGAACGCGCACGGCGGCGATCTCCCGCTCGTGTCCCTCCACCGATACCTCGGCGCCGCCGACGCCGTGCTCCACCAACACGCGGACGGCCTGCGCGACCCGCGGATCGTCGCTCATGCGAACGCCCCCAGCTGCACCAGCTGCCCGCCC is a window of Longimicrobium sp. DNA encoding:
- a CDS encoding aminotransferase class V-fold PLP-dependent enzyme, with amino-acid sequence MDAGAVYLDYAATSAVRPEPVIDAVADYLRGIGATPGRAGHRRAVEAGRIVFRCRRALAALFNAPGDPGRLTFHLNATHALNVAILGLLRPGDRVVRTAYDHNAVRRPVRALAGRGVHETVLAGQTDGSIALDEAERALLGARLLVIPHATNVLGTALPVAELAARAHAAGALVLVDAAQSAGHLPIDVQAMGIDLLAFTGHKGLLGPQGTGGLWVRDGIDLPPVFMGGTGGDSDAPDMPALFPDRLEAGSQNGPGIAGLLAGVEWLAERGIAAVHAREIELKLRLWDALDLIPGVSLLSPPAEDGVGIVTMNLAGVDAADLARRLDRDFGVLVRAGLHCSPEQHDAIGTGAIGAVRFSVGWATTEVEVDRAAAAVARIASAEPQAPRAGS
- a CDS encoding sigma-54 dependent transcriptional regulator, encoding MARILVVDDEEGIRRVLHQLFEYEDHEVRSAGGGAEAIGIYQDFQPDVTFLDVKMARMDGLEALTKIREHDPAAVVIMISGHGTIDTAVEATRRGAFDFLEKPLDTDRLLLVLRNALQQQGLVQENARLRGEIESRHQIVGRSFSLRQVLDRVEKVAPTDARVLVTGENGTGKELVARAIHRLSPRADKAFIEVNCAAIPSELIESELFGHMKGSFTGAHEDRAGKFELADGGTLFLDEIGDMSLQAQAKVLRALQEGIVTRVGGAKPIQVDVRVLAATN